One segment of Candidatus Fermentibacter sp. DNA contains the following:
- a CDS encoding thiamine-phosphate kinase, with translation MNDGGASGPTLSGMGERGFIARLRREFPGLREAGDDAAVLPALSCPVATIDSFVEGRHFHRWWCDPAVLGRRLLEATLSDLASMGAGPSSVLVSLAAPGDLGWDWLSGFYAGLLSRDDCIVAGGETVASDRLLITISATGEGGDPSTLLRRSSMEPGDSLWLTGPLGRSLDIEAAMEACGGLEGASLRPVKPLPESEIERIRAFLRPLAAFDEAGIIRKRGVRCAIDVSDGLFSEAMHLCSESGAGCEIDLDPVPLFEAVRDRPAEACAAGEDFVLLFSAPPSLDFADCGFARIGCASEEPGVRISLGGRPAGLPGRTGYDHFEC, from the coding sequence GGGCGAGAGGGGGTTCATAGCCCGCCTCAGGAGGGAGTTCCCCGGGCTCCGCGAAGCCGGGGACGATGCCGCCGTGCTTCCCGCTCTGTCCTGTCCCGTCGCCACGATCGACTCCTTCGTGGAGGGCAGGCATTTCCACCGCTGGTGGTGCGACCCGGCAGTCCTGGGCAGGAGGCTGCTCGAGGCGACCCTGAGCGACCTGGCATCGATGGGCGCCGGGCCGTCGAGCGTGCTCGTCTCCCTGGCCGCCCCCGGGGATCTCGGCTGGGACTGGCTCTCGGGATTCTACGCGGGCCTCCTCTCCAGGGATGACTGCATCGTGGCCGGAGGCGAGACGGTGGCTTCGGACAGGCTCCTGATAACGATCTCCGCCACCGGAGAGGGCGGCGATCCCTCCACGCTCCTCAGGCGCAGCTCCATGGAGCCGGGGGATTCGCTGTGGCTCACGGGACCCCTGGGCAGATCGCTAGACATAGAGGCCGCGATGGAGGCTTGCGGAGGCCTCGAAGGCGCCTCGCTCCGCCCGGTGAAGCCCCTGCCGGAGAGCGAAATCGAGCGGATCAGGGCCTTCCTCCGACCCCTGGCGGCCTTCGACGAGGCCGGCATCATCAGGAAGAGGGGCGTCCGCTGCGCGATCGACGTATCGGACGGGCTCTTCTCGGAAGCGATGCACCTGTGCTCCGAGAGCGGGGCCGGATGCGAGATCGACCTCGACCCGGTGCCGCTCTTCGAGGCAGTCCGCGACAGGCCCGCGGAGGCCTGTGCGGCCGGCGAGGATTTCGTCCTCCTGTTCAGCGCCCCGCCTTCGCTCGACTTCGCGGACTGCGGTTTCGCAAGGATCGGCTGCGCCTCCGAGGAACCCGGGGTGCGGATCAGCCTGGGCGGCCGGCCCGCCGGGCTTCCGGGCAGAACCGGCTACGACCATTTCGAATGCTGA
- a CDS encoding M42 family metallopeptidase encodes MQRTLEILEKLVSIPSPSGMTDGAVAFLEESARGAGIPTALTNKGGLLAGCLGEPELVVSGHVDTLGAIVSGLRSDGTLSFSQIGGLVLPSFEAEYVTVHSEGGKTFRGTLLLDNPAVHVNRDAGKTERSQTNMHVRLDVEASSKKDLEGLGVGVGDFISFDPRFERTSTGFVKSRFLDDKAGCAAMAGAMLALGADGMDKARTCFFFTNFEEVGHGASAGIPGSARRMLVVDMGVVGEKVEGVETAVSICVKDSRGPYDLALRRRLAGLAREGGIPHRLDVFPFYGSDGASAQSAGYDIRTALVGPGVSASHGMERTHAKGIEAARDLVRAFVESGPGVD; translated from the coding sequence ATGCAGAGAACCCTTGAGATACTGGAGAAGCTCGTCTCGATCCCGTCCCCGTCGGGCATGACGGACGGGGCCGTGGCATTCCTCGAGGAGTCCGCACGGGGCGCAGGCATCCCGACGGCACTGACCAACAAGGGCGGCCTGCTGGCCGGGTGCCTCGGCGAACCCGAGCTCGTGGTGTCGGGGCATGTCGACACCCTCGGGGCGATAGTGAGCGGCCTCAGGAGCGACGGCACCCTCTCGTTCTCGCAGATCGGCGGTCTCGTCCTCCCCTCGTTCGAGGCGGAGTACGTGACGGTGCATTCCGAAGGGGGGAAGACCTTCAGAGGAACTCTCCTCCTCGACAACCCAGCGGTCCATGTCAACCGGGATGCGGGGAAGACGGAGCGCAGCCAGACCAACATGCACGTCAGGCTGGATGTCGAGGCGTCATCGAAGAAGGACCTCGAAGGTCTCGGTGTCGGAGTCGGCGACTTCATCTCGTTCGATCCCAGGTTCGAGCGCACATCGACCGGGTTCGTGAAGTCGAGGTTCCTCGACGACAAGGCGGGCTGTGCGGCCATGGCGGGTGCCATGCTGGCGCTCGGGGCGGACGGGATGGACAAGGCCCGGACCTGCTTCTTCTTCACGAACTTCGAGGAGGTCGGGCACGGGGCCTCCGCGGGCATCCCCGGCTCCGCCCGGCGCATGCTCGTGGTGGACATGGGCGTCGTCGGGGAGAAGGTCGAGGGGGTCGAGACGGCGGTCTCTATCTGCGTCAAGGACTCCAGGGGTCCGTATGACCTGGCCCTCCGCCGCAGGCTCGCGGGCCTGGCCCGGGAGGGGGGGATACCGCACAGGCTCGACGTGTTCCCGTTCTACGGCTCGGACGGAGCTTCTGCCCAGTCGGCGGGATACGACATCAGGACGGCGCTCGTCGGCCCCGGGGTCTCGGCCTCGCACGGCATGGAGAGGACTCATGCGAAGGGGATCGAGGCGGCCCGCGACCTTGTGAGGGCCTTCGTGGAAAGCGGCCCGGGGGTCGACTGA